gaactgctttaccCATGCAGTGTGAAGCATTGTCCTGCATGAAAACTCCAGGCTGATTGAGATGCTTGCAGGGAAGGAACCACATGTTTCTGAAGGAGGTTcagataaacatttgcattcaacctGCCATGTATAAGAGGCTGTATAAGAGGCCCAACTTctgctgcagaaaacatcccccaaaccatgacacttcctcctccacctttcactgacttctttacgCACTTGGGGTTCAGTCTTTCCTCAGTTTGATGCcaaacaaaatgtttcccatcagacaAAAAATGTAACTCActctcatcactaaagtgaactttgggccaattctcctctctccacacaacattctcctcagcaaaggtgagcttAGCCTTTAGATTCCTTCTTTCAGTTCGACGTCTCCTAAACATATTCAtcactgaactggcaagcaattccagctgcagtgttgaaccgattgcctactgagagtctctgcattatcctgtcttctccTGCATTTGTTTTAAGTGAGTGACCAGACATTTTTTTGGGGGGAagtgaatgaattagtgtcactGTTAACCTGCAATATTCGAGAAATCAGATTTGTAATGACCAACTTCTCTAGCAATGGCTGAAAGGGTCATCCTTTTggccttcatttggacaacctccTCCAGCAAAGTTTCAATCACCTgtcctaactacacttgacacgaCAAGACTCCAACAACAAGCAATTTGGCTTTCCACACCAGACGCAATGTGACAGAATCGCAGTCATTCAGAAGCACAGAAGCCACTGCACTCCCAATCAAATGGACAAGTTCATAATCTAATATTAAAccgtttttaaattattaaaactacacACTGAGTGACTGATACAATATTTGTCATGAAAAACACTTGCTGGTTCGCATTTTTAAGGTTTGCTTAAAcgtattttcaagatctgaggtaaactatCGGTTGTTTCTTTCAGTATGACTATAAATGTCACACAATAGGATATttaaactcacattagacacttttaatattcaataaagcacataatcagtgTACCTGAGATTGTCACTGTCATTggtttgtatgttgttgttccagCTGCGACGTCGCAGAAATAGAAACcatttctaaaatagaaatttcGCGTGTCGTGGTCGCGGCTAGTTAGGATAAAAACTCAGATTAGCatggaaaataaatattttgtcgCGTGCGTTTAGGACACAGTGTTATTGCCAGTTAAATAGAGTTTGTCTTTAAGGAAATTTGCACCAGGTGCCTTATACACCCACGACGgttaacaccaataacttggaggtatctgtagttctctaattttgatcacagCTCTTTTTCAAATAcctatttaagttttttatactgtgcttcagaatacaaggaatttatgaaatatgcttaaatATGCTGCCGTTCTACTGTTAAGATAACTTAAAAAGTGACTTTGAAATTTAGGAAACTAcagattgttctctaattttgatttcCTCTGTATTTCTATATAGGAATGCTTCAAAATGGTGTTGGAACACACAGAGGTGGAGATAGCCGGAGTAGTCACCAAAATCAGTACCAAGAGGAAGACTTTTCTACTTTTTCCAGCATACCGACGAAAGCGAGAACAAGCAGTTCATCTCTGATTCCAGCTAAACCGATGGCTACCAAGGTAAAAGTGTTAAAGTGTAAACTGACATATATATGTGTATTACTGCACAATATAATAACATTGAATGAtggattaaatgaatattaataaTGTTGATTTGAGTTATTCCACCTAAAAAGAAACTTTAGAACTTCACAGCTCAAGTAACACATTATACTAAAAGAATGAGTGCTGTAACACAAACAAACCTTACAAGTTATCTTTATTTCAAAGATATCTGTTGCCTTGGACAGTGATTTCAGAGGTTCTGGCTCGTCTCACCATCACAATTCCACTCTACAACAGCAGGTAGTTCAATCAGAAAAAGGTTTTACTTCCATACCAAAAAAAAGGGTTAAAAAGAATAGAATAAACTTGCATGATCTCTGTTGGCTTTATTTAGACTGCCAGTGAAAATACAAGCAAACATTTTAGACAGCACAGACCATCAGTACTACGCAAAGGCAACCAGCCATTCCCACAAGGTACCGGTACTGTAGACTTTCATCAAAGCAAATGAAATTATTCATATCTGAAAGTAAATTTTGATAATGCTCCGCAGTTTGTGGTGTCCATGACTGGGTTGTGGACACTGTGTGTAAAACAGAACCTGACAGCGACTTGTCAGACCCTGAGCCACTTTACACCAGCCAGTCAGAAATCAAACTCAGCACCTCCGTGTCAAATCCTCAGTCTGGCAGCACAGAGCATGCAGGGAAGTGAGTATCTGGTttgagaaaacaaacaaataaataaataatgcccATGTGGTCTCCGTTTTTGTGCTAGACAAAGCATTTGTTATTATCTCTAGGCATGCATACAGTGTTCCAGGTGGCTTTCTGTGTGTTAAAGGACAATGCGGATGGCCTGGCTGCTCAAAGGGCACAGAAGTGTTTAAAGAATATGGACTTTTCTTAAAGTGAGACCAATATGGAATTAACAATATAATTCACTAAACATTTCCAACATTACTTAATCTGTATGTGTTTATGTATATTCCATAATCTAGACACCTTTCTACTGATCATGCTCCTGGGGACAGAAGTATAGGCCAGTTGAGGATGCAGAAAGACAAAGTACAATACATGGAGAATCAGGTAACACCAGTGCTCAAAAACAATAGTTTGTTTTATACTAGACCAGCATATGTGGGAAAACAGAACCAGTTTTTATATACTATATAAGCTAATGATAAAGAACTGGATTATAAATGGATGTCTGTTTATGACCTTGCATTATATTTACTGTGTGAATCTTAGTTGACTACAGAGAGACAGAAACTGCAGGCTATGCAGCTACACCTGTTTGATGTCAAATCTACCTCTGAGGTAAGCTCTCTCGTATTAAATTAGTTTTGAAATATACATTTATCTTTTTCCACAAATATATCTATGCAacgtataatatccaaggtacatatTTCTCGTAATTGTCCAGTtatttctcatattgtattttcagaaagttttggaatatttttcctttccccaaatttgtcactaccgaaactctgTAATATGTTAGAGTTACATTGACCTATTAAggttgtaaatatatattttgcaattttattaaaagtttatagTAAATCAATATTGAGAATTGATGCTAGTAACTTCAACGTCCaactaatcagcacatggttagctagcacaatttctaacagttgtacacatataaaaacacatacacatacacatacacagttGTACAcaaaacctcaccaaatgtttcagtcatgactgttttggtagtgacaatttcagATACCTTTGAACCTTGCCCAAAAAGATGCTAATCAACTCAGTTACTAGCACAGTTataaacagttgtacacataaaaactaaatgttatggaatataAACATTTAGTGTTTAAATGCAGATAAAAAGGTTTTCGGTAGTGACGTTACTAAAAGTTACTAAaagttttgaacacatttacctcaaaatgatggggtctatctactcacaccttgtagttatgagagagagggacatatttcctgatcataaatgtaggggtgtagttaaaatcagtctcagccaatggactaaaacacacactgttttggtagtgacatgaaaatgcgagACTCGTGTTTTTACATAAAATTTCATGATTTGCAAagatatatgtatataattttctttttaacttaactttttttttaatcaaaaagatAGCTTATTCAATAAGATAagcttattgattttttttatatattattgtggGTTAGTTAGtgggttaattaaaaaaaaaaacagtccaaaTGACAAAATAAGTTGTCAATACTTAAGCATAAGAATGTAATTAGCAGCCAGGTGCTGACAATCACAAAGCTCATAAATGTGATTGTGGCCGCTCATAAGTCTGGGGAGAGTTACAAGGCAATTGCTGTTTTAAGATGTGTAAGGACACCCATTTACAAATGGAAAACATGCAATACAATTGTAAATCTTTCCAGCAAGTTCACTTATTAAGGTAAAAATATGTAATGATCTtagtaccctgctgaaaaaaatgctaaaaccagcctaggctggttggctggtcttagctggtttaagatggaagtagctggtctcccaacctggtcaggctgggagactaccagctaaaaccagcctgaccaggctgggagaccagctaaaaccagcctgaccaggctgggagaccagctaaaaccagctacttccagcttaaaccagctaagaccagcctgggaaagtggcccaaacccctctaaaatcagcctgctgaccagctatgaccagctaaaaccagcctggttttagctgtttttttcagcagggtaaagcTACATTAATTTATCTACACACAGTTAAAAACCAAACTAGTAtaatgctacactcttaaaaataaaggtacttcacgatgccatagaagaaccttttttgtttaaatagttccataaagaaactttaacattCGTAAAAGGTTTCTTTGTGCCGAGAGATGGTTTTTTTAGATTATAAAAggggttctttgtggaaccaaaaatggttcttctatggcatcgctttgaagaatcttttaaagcacctttatttttgagagtgtattTAAATAGTGGGTTTGGAAACAATGCACCAACATCTCCTGCTGGCCAATCTAGCATACTGATGACGAAACTATGGTCTTGATTTGTCTTGGCTTTGTCTTCACA
Above is a genomic segment from Garra rufa chromosome 15, GarRuf1.0, whole genome shotgun sequence containing:
- the foxp3a gene encoding forkhead box protein P3a is translated as MLQNGVGTHRGGDSRSSHQNQYQEEDFSTFSSIPTKARTSSSSLIPAKPMATKISVALDSDFRGSGSSHHHNSTLQQQTASENTSKHFRQHRPSVLRKGNQPFPQVCGVHDWVVDTVCKTEPDSDLSDPEPLYTSQSEIKLSTSVSNPQSGSTEHAGKHAYSVPGGFLCVKGQCGWPGCSKGTEVFKEYGLFLKHLSTDHAPGDRSIGQLRMQKDKVQYMENQLTTERQKLQAMQLHLFDVKSTSEDGNGVDKSGHLSGLLQPAACQNTNDGVYDSDRAAAEALTQGYWQISTSQVIPGIIPSFEYYKFTNMRPPFTYASMIRWAILESPEKQLTLNEIYHWFTRMFFYFRHNTATWKNAVRHNLSLHKCFVRVEGRKGSVWTVDEEEFLRRKGQKFHREQDMGWMAPFHLFPLTPQGETYQM